The genomic stretch CCGTCGTACGCCCCGGTCTCATCGTTGGTCCCGGCGACCGGACGGACCGCTTCACGTACTGGCCCGTGCGGATCGACGAGGGGGGAGAGGTGCTGGCTCCGGGCAATCCATCGCATGCCAACCAGATCATCGATCAGCGGGATCTCACCGAGTGGATCGTGCGACTCGCCGAGGACGGCACCACCGGAGACTTCAACGGTGTCGGACCCGGTTACCGGCTCACGATGGGAGAAATGCTCGAGCAGATCGGGACCATCGCTTCGAACGCGTTCGAGCTCACCTGGGTCTCGGAGGACTTCCTGGAAGCTCAGGGAGTGGCGCCCTGGAGCGACCTCCCGACATGGATTCCGGGGGATGCGCTGATGTTCGTTGCCTTTCAGAAAGCCGTCGATGCTGGGCTGACGTACCGGCCCATCCCTGTCACCGCGCGCGACACTCTGGAGTGGGACAAGACGCGTCCGGCTGAGCAGAGAGCCAACCGCCGCTTCGGGTGGAGCCGGGATCGGGAGCGCGAGGTCCTCGACGCTTGGCACGCCGAGCTGGGCAGGGACCAGTAGTCCAAGCGCGCTTCTATCGATTGCCTTTGTTCTCGAAGTGAACAAAGTCGATCAGGAAGACCGCGCCGAGCGCAAGCGTCTTCCGCTCGACGGGCCAATCGGACGGAAACGTCACGCCGAAGTTGTCCGCGTCGGTAAAGGATTCCTTCAGCAACCCGGTCCATTTCTTCTGAATCATCCCTCGCTCCCTGCCCCCTTCGAGGATCTTGAATGTCCACGGGTGAAGGAGGGGACCGAATAGATCAAAGACTTTGTTGCCATCGTTGGAGAGCACCGAGTAGAGCCGCCGAAGAACCGAAAACTGCCTTTCCACCCTTCCAACCAGCTTGCCGGAGCCGTCGAAGATCGACGCACTGTGGAAGTAGAATCGGAAGGGACGCTCGATGCGGAGCAAGGTCTTACCACCTCGATCCAGGACATCGATGGCAAAGGGCCTGTACGCTTTGAGAAAGAGGCGGGCGAGGACCGATCCTGGTTCCTCGACAGCGTAGAACAATTCGTTCCCGCGCTCGTCGGAGACCACGTACTTGTTGCGGCCTTCGAAACCGCTCAGGATTTCTCCCCACTCCTTCTTTTGGCTTACCGCGAGCTTACCTACCGATTCCAGCCTCTTCATATCTCCCCCTTTTCCCGCCTCCACACGCCCTCACGCGCTTTCGATTCGCACCTCGATTCGAGTGTGCGCGGCCCGGAGCGCGCGCTCTACCTGATCGGGAGTCTCCGCCCTGGCGAAGAGGAACCCCAGGTAGCGATTGCCCTCGGGCAGGGGAAGGACGGTATGGCTCAGCGGGATCGTGATCTCGAGTCCTTCGATGTCCGGCACCTCGAGCGCGGCCTCCAGCCCGCGAACCTCGCGCAGGACCCCGGCCGCGGGGATCGGCAGCATCATGACTCCGGCAGCGCCGGGCTCTCGAACGAAGCCGTCGAGCGGCATGCCGAGGGAATGCCGCAGGATGAGCTGCTCGAGGGTCGCGTCGGGGTCGAACTTGAGGATCGCCGAGCAACGACCTCCGATAGAACGCGGGGCGATTTCGAGCAGTGAGATCCGGTCGCCGTCCACGCGCAACTCGGCGTGGATGGGGCCGTCATCGAGGCCCAGCTCAGCGGTGCACCGGCGGACGAACGACACAATGTCCTCCTGGACCCGATCCGGGACACGTGAAGGAGTCAGGAGGATGGTCTCCTCGAAGAACGGCCCCTCCAGGGGGTCCGGCTTGTCCAACATGGCCAGCGTGAGGAGCTCGCCTCGCGTCACGATCCCTTCAACGGCCACCTCACGCCCCGGTAGGTAGGCTTCGATCAGGATTTCCGCTGCTAGGTGCCCGCTTTTCGCAACGACATCGCTGCTCTCGAGGATCGCACGAATGCGGTGCCAGGCGCGGACGAACTGCTCGGGCGTATCGGCCCGAATCACGCCGCGGCTGGCCGAGAGCGCGAACGGCTTGAGAACACAGGGAAAGTCGATTCTGGACACGACAGCGACCGGATCGTCCTGTAATGGAGCGGTGTGGAACCAGGGTGATGAGAATCCAGCCGCCGAGAGTCGCCTCCTCATGAGAGCCTTGTTTCGGGCGTGCCGGACCGCGTCGGGTGGATGGTGCGTCAGTCCGAGAGCCTCGGACGCCGCCGCCGCCAACGGCGTGAAGTCGTCCTCCGCCGCCACGATCGCCGCCAGGGGATAGTCGGCGGCGAACCGCACGATGATCGCCGAAGATCGGGGGACGTCCCTTACCCCGAGCGTGAGCGTGCTGCCTGGAGTGAGATCGGCCAGCGCCTGCCGGTGATTGGAACCTACCGTCACGTCCACGCCCAGGCGGCGGGCCGCCTCGAGGAACGCCTCGGCTCGATAGGAGGTCCGGGCGAAGAGGAGAAGGACCCTTGGCAAAACGGTCCGCCGTTCGAGTGCCGCTACTTCTCGGCAGTGAAGTAGGGGTTATCGCCAGCCGCGTGGTTGGTTACGTCTTCGATGCCCACGATTTCTGGCACCTGTTCCTTCAGAATTCGCTCGATCCCCTGGCTGAGCGTTACCGACGCCATTCCGCAGCCCTGGCAGCCGCCGCCCATCTGGAGGTAGACGATGTCGTCCCTCACTTCGACCAGCGTAACGCGCCCGCCGTGCTGAGCCACGCCAGGGTTCACGTATTGATCGATCACCTGCTGAACCCGGTCGGCGAGAGGGCCCTCCAACGGCTTCGAGCCGATCGGCACCAGATTCGGGTTGTCCACCTTGAACCCGCTCTCCATCGGGCTTTCGATCCAATCGATGCGGGCGCCATCGAGGAGCTTCGCGCTTTCGGGGTCCACCACGACATCGAAGCCTTGCTCGTCGAACACGAGATCTTCTTCGCACTTCTCATCGTGGTCGATCAGCGTGATCTCGTAACGGGGATCGAGTGGACTCGGACTCGCGACCTGGACGCGGACCGCGGGCCCGCTGTCGCTGCCCGTGTCAGCGAATCGGAGGACCGCGTCTCTCGCGAGGTCCGTAAACTGGATGGGTGACCTCGTTGTGTCGCTCATGGTATCAATCCGCCTTGAATCCGATCGAGCTGTGGGTCCCGTCACAGAAGGGCTTGTTGGCCGACCCCCCGCACCGACAAAGTGCACCGGAAGCGCCGTCCGCGCTCGCCCCCGCGGGGCTTCGGATCTCAATGGGACCTCGGACCAGGATCGGTCCATTCGGAACGGGTGAAATTTCCAAGGCTTCCGCCTCGCCGCCCTCCGGCGGCTTCAGACCGTTGTCCCCGATCGTACCGGCGTCGGTGAATCCCGCCTCGAGGTGCGAGTTGTCGCAGAACGGCTTGTCTTTCGAGTGGCCACAGCGACAGAGCGCCGCCCTGGTCTCGTCGATCGTCTCGCCGTCGGGGAGGGCGATTCGTAGGCGGCCCGTGACGTAGAGTGGCCCGTCGGCCTCGACGCGCACTGTATTGGTTGGTGACGGCTGCTCCGCTCTGCCATCCGTCTGGCGGTAGTGCAGCGCGCCAGTCGGACAGCTCTCGATCGTGTGGATGAGATCTGCCGTGGCCGCCTTGCTGGGGTCGATCCAGGGCCGACGTCCGGCGTCGAACACGTCCGGCAGACCATGTATGCACTCCTCTGCATGGATGCAGCGCTTGACGTCGTACTCGACGACCAACTCGTCGGCTTCGTACGAGCGGATTTTTCGAGTCACGTGAGGCCCCTCTTCATGCAAGATTTGGCTGGCACCGGCGGGTTGCTCAACGCGGGGGACTGGCCCCTAGCCTTACCCTAGTTTAGGGGGCTGCTCGGAAAAGGAAACTATAGAGTCCCTCCGGGATCATCCATGGATCAGTTGCTCCAAGACATCCGCTTCGCGTTTCGCTCGCTGATCAAGAGCCCCATGTTGGCGGTAGCGTCGGTGGCGTCGCTTGCGCTTGGGATCGGCTCCAGCTCGGCGGTCTTCAGCGCCATCGACACCTTCATGTTCAGGCCTCTCGAGTTCGAGGACTCGGACGACCTGGTCCTGGTGTCGTCGACGAATGAGGCACGCGCGTCGACGTCGAGCAGCTCTCCCGGTGACTTTCGGGATTGGCGCGCCGCCGCACGGACGGTCGAGCTCGCGGCGTACACCGGCGCCGGCCTGAACCTCACGACGGCCGATGGCGCCACCCGCCTCGACGGGCTGGCCGTCTCTTGGAATTTCTTCGACATCCTGCGTGAGAGCCCGCAACTGGGCCGAAGCTTCGGTCCGGACGAAGAGCGCATCGGAGCGCCGCGCGTCGCCATTCTGGCCAACGAGGTCTGGCAGCAGACGTACGGCGGCGATCCGACTGTCGTGGGTCGCGTGCTCTCCCTCGACGGAGAGCCTACCGAGATCGTCGGGATCATGCCCGAGGACTTCCAGTTCGGTCAGCGACAGGACATCTGGATCCCGCTCCGCTTCAGCGGCGAGGAGCGGCGGGGGGACCGCTCCCTCGAGGTCCTGGGCAGGATCGCATCCGCGTCGTCGCTGGAAGGGGTAAGGGCGGAGCTCTCGGGGATCGCCGCCAGACTCGCTGACGAGTTCCCCGATTCGAATGCGGAGGTCGGGGTCGAGGTGCGGACCGTTCAGGACGTGTGGTTCGACGAGGGCTTCCGCGAGGGGACGCTGATCGGGGGTGCCGCGGTCTTCTTCGTTTTGCTCATCGCGTGCGCCAACGTCGCGAACCTGCTCCTGGCGAGGGGCGCCGACCGCGAGCGCGAGATCGCGCTGCGAGCGGCGATCGGGGCTGGTCGGGGTCGCCTCATCCGCCAGCTCCTGACGGAGAGCCTGATCTTGGCACTGATCGGCGGCACCGTGGGGCTGGGGATCGCTTATATCGGGATGGAGGGCATTCGCGGGATCTTCCCGCCCGACGTTCCTGGTGTGAACCGGCTGGCGCTCGACGCGCGCATGCTCGCGTTCACTGGTGGCATAACCGCGCTGGCAGGCGTGCTCTTCGGATTGGCTCCGGCCCTGCAGACGAGCATGACCAACCTCCGTGACTCGCTCGGGGCGGGCGGCCGGTCGGGCACGAGTCGACGGGGGGGACGCATTCGGAACGGGCTGGTCATGGCCGAGATCGCCCTCTCGGTCGTCCTGCTCATCTCGGCGGTCCTTCTCGTGAAGGCGTTCGCGCAGATTCGGGCGAACGAGCTCGGCTTCGACCTGGACGAGGTCGCCACGATGCAGCTGTCGCTTTCGGAGGCGAAGTATCCGGAGCCCGAGGACCTCAGGGCCTTCAACCAGACCGTGCTGGAGCGCCTCGCTGGCGTGCCCGGCGTGGAGCTCGTCGCCGCAGCGAACCTACGACCGATGCAGGGCAACACGGCCGCCACCTACACGGTGTCGGGAGACGACCCGCCGGAGCCGGGACGCGAGCCGGTTGTGAACGTGCGGTACGTTTCACCGGACTACTTCGGCGTCATGGGGATCGAGCTCTCGAGGGGGCGAGCTCTCGCCGATGCTGATCAGCACGACACCGCCCCCGTCATCGTTGTGAACGAGACGTTCGCAAACCGGCACTGGGAAGGTCGTTCGCCGCTCGGGGAGCGCGTCCACATCTGGGAGACGGACTCTGAGATCGTGGGAGTCGTACCGGACACTCGAGACTTGGGCCCGGACAGCCCACCGGGCGTGATGGTCTACGCCCCCCTGGCTCAGCGGACATGGCGGAATCCGATCCTGATGGTGAGATCTGATCGGGACATCGCTACGATTGCGGCATCGGTTCGCGAGACCGTCCGCGGCATCGATCCCGAGCAAGCCGTCTACGACTTCAGGACGCTGCGCGACGTGCTCGACGAGAGGCTCTCCGGGAACGTTGCAATGGCGAAGGTATTGGCCGTTTTAGCGCTCATCGCGTTCGTGCTCTCGGCGGTGGGCGTGTACGGGGTCATGGCGTACTCGGTCGCCCGCCGGACGCAGGAGATGGGGATTCGGCAGAGCCTGGGAGCCGACCGCCGCAATGTGCGTGCGCTGGTCGTGCGACAAGGCCTCACCATGGCCGGGATCGGCATCGTCGCTGGCTTGATCATCTCGTCGGCGGCCACGCGACTCCTCGCTTTCTTTCTCTTCGGCGTCTCCCCGTTCGATCTGGTGGCGTTCGGAGGCGTGCCGCTTGCGCTCCTGCTCACCGCTCTCGCGGCGAGTTGGCTCCCCGCGATCCGAGCGACCCGAGTGGACCCGGTCGTTGCGCTACGGAACGAGTAGTAGGGCGCAGAAAAGCCCCGACCTCCCGATGGGGGAGCCGGGGCTCGGACGTCTCGCGGCGTCCGCTTGGCTTTTACTGGAGGCTTTTTACTGGCCTCCACCCCTTCCGCGGTCCCTCGGGGGATCCGGGAAATTCCCATCGCCCACTACGAAATCGGTCTTCTCCAGCTTTCGAAAGCTCATGTAACCCTGGGACATCTCTGCGTGCGTGGGCCGACCCCACTTCACGTCGACGGTCGGATCCGGGTTGTTCGGGTTGTTCTCCGAGTTGTCCCACCAGAGTGTGAAGCGGAGCGTCGAGCCAGCCGGCACCTTGGGCGGCTCTGCGAACTTATACGTGTGCTGCCAGTTGAAGGCGTAGTTGGGCACGTGCAGAAGCGTCTCGTGCCGACCGTCCGGGTACGTGATCTCGTACTGGGCAGCCTTCCCGCGCAGGTGCATGTGCGGCATGAAGCTCAGGATCTCGACGTCTTCCTCGAACACATATTCCCGCGATGCGGAGTAGCTCTCAGCCCCGGCCGGGATCAAGATGGGGCGTATGAAGAGACCGTCGCCGCCCGTGACGTGGCGGATCACCTCACCCGGCTCCTTGAAGATGATCCCCGCCTGGATGTTCGTGCAAAGCGCCGTGCCAGGTCCCGGCTCCTTGTTGAAATGCATGTTGAACATGACCTCTCTCGGCCCCGCTCGCATCACCCGACTATAGCCTTCCTCGTACACACGAGGCGCGGCCCCTGGAACCAGACCCCCGACCGCGGAAATGATGTGGTGGACCGCCGGCCCGTTACGGTACTCGACCGATTTGATCCAGCGGTCTTCGGGAAGCATCTCCGCGGTGATCTGCGCGGGGAGATTGACGTAGATATCCCTGAGGTCGTCGTCCAGGCAGAAGTCCTCATCAAACTCGATGATGAGATCGGGCTCTCCCTGGGACCAACCGTTCAATGCCGCAGCCAGCGTGAGGAACTCCGGCACGGGTGGCGCGACGGCCGGATCCCCGGCCGGGGTGCCTCCCTCTGCCCACGCGATCAGCGTCGCCTTCTCCTCGTCTTCGAGGATGCGCTCGTTCTTGAACGTTCCCTTGTGTACGTCCGCGGCAGACCAAGGCGGCATCCGGCCTTCCTTCACCGCCGCTGCGATCCTACGCGCCCGTCGCCTCGCGTCCTCATACGTGAGCAGGGAGAACGGCGCGACGTTGCCTCCCATGTTCAGTCCGGAGGGCTGATGGCATGACGCACAGTTCTCGTGAATGATGGGGAGAACGTCGGCGTAGAACGTGGGAGCGTCGAGCGTCACCCCTGGTGTTGGATCGGCCGAAGCGACTTGGGTCACCTGGGCGGTCAACGGTCCAGCCGAGGCCTGCACGACGAACGCCACAAGGATGAACAAGGCAGAATCGAGGAGTCTGGGAGGGCTCGCAACTCGCATCTCAGCACCTTCCTGTGGGGAGGGTCTCGTGTGCCGGCTGGGCGCTGCCCAAGCGCAGCAACGCCAACTTCAATCAATACCCACGGCGTGGCGCCGCGGCAAGGGATCGAGGCGTTCTCGGACGGAACTGGCCTGACGGGCGACAGCGCCACATATTCGCGGGGTGCGGCGGATTCGAAGGTTGAGAATCACATCCGTTCGGACTATGGGAGATGAGCATGAGATACTCGACTTTGCTCCTCGCGCTGTGCGTCGCGATCGCGTTCCTCGGGATGGTTTCGCAGGCGGCGGCGCAGGCCCAGGCCCGCGACGCCGGGCATTGGGTTGTGCCGCGGACGGCCGATGGTCATCCGGACTTGCAGGGGAACTGGACCAACGTGACGGTCACTCCGTTCCAGCGGGAAGAAGGCAAGGGCCCCGTTCTCACCTCGGATGAGGTCGCCACGCTCGAAGGTCGGGCGGCTGCGCGAGTCGAGAGAGGCGCCCGGCCGAGCGACCCGGACCGGCCGCCGCCGGAGGCGGGCGGCTCGACCGGTGGCTACAACAACGTCTATATCGATCGCGGCAAGATCGTTGCCTTCGTCAACGGGGAAGCGAGGAGCTCGCTGCTCACGAATCCGCCCGATGGGCGCATGCCGCCCATGACGCTCGAAGGTGAGAAGAGGATCTCTGACTACCGGGCCTTCAGGGACCAATTCGGTCAGTACGACAACCCGGAGAATCGTCCGCTCGGCGAGCGCTGCATCATGTCGTTCGGGTCGAGTGCCGGCCCCCCGATGATCCCCAACAACTTCTACAACAACAACTACACGATCGTGCAGACCGCCGACTACGTGATGATCGTGACGGAGATGGTCCACGACGTGCGCATCATCCGGCTGGGCGAACCCGATCGGCTGCCGGATCATATGCGTCCGTGGATGGGCGACTCGTGGGGACGGTGGGAGGGTGACGCGCTCGTGGTCGAGACGAGCAATATCAATCCCCGGCAGACGTTCCGCGGAGTCCCGCCCTCGAAGCATCGGAAGGTGACCGAGCGCTTCACCCGGGTCGACGAGGAGACCATCCTCTACGAGTTCACGATCGACGATCCCGAGACGTATACGCGCCCCTGGGGCGGGGAGATCCCGTTCAAGGCGTTCGACGACCTCCTGTACGAGTATGCGTGTCACGAGGGGAACTACGCTCTCGACAACATCATGCGGGGCGCACGCTATCAAGAAAAGCAGGGAAACCAAAAGCAGGGAAACCGGCCCGAACAGAGGTGAGCATCATGCGATCAAAATCGGTTTTTTGGACAGCAGCATTCGGCGCCCTGGCGCTTCTCGTGTACGCGGTCCCGGCGGTAGCACATCACGCCTTTGGCGCGGAGTTCGACGCGGACGCGCCCATTCAGCTCAAGGGACCGATCGTGAAGCTCGAGTGGGTGAACCCGCACTCGTGGATTCACATCGAGATTACAACGGAAGATGGCTCGAAGGAGGTGTGGATGGTCGAGGGCGGCACGCCCAATGTGCTCGTGCGCCGCGGGCTCCGCCGCGAGTGCCTGCCCATTGGGACCGTGCTCGTCGTCGACGGTTTTCAGACGAAGGACCACACGCTCAAGCGAGCCAACGGCCGC from Gemmatimonadota bacterium encodes the following:
- a CDS encoding scramblase, whose translation is MKRLESVGKLAVSQKKEWGEILSGFEGRNKYVVSDERGNELFYAVEEPGSVLARLFLKAYRPFAIDVLDRGGKTLLRIERPFRFYFHSASIFDGSGKLVGRVERQFSVLRRLYSVLSNDGNKVFDLFGPLLHPWTFKILEGGRERGMIQKKWTGLLKESFTDADNFGVTFPSDWPVERKTLALGAVFLIDFVHFENKGNR
- a CDS encoding ATP-grasp domain-containing protein, which codes for MPRVLLLFARTSYRAEAFLEAARRLGVDVTVGSNHRQALADLTPGSTLTLGVRDVPRSSAIIVRFAADYPLAAIVAAEDDFTPLAAAASEALGLTHHPPDAVRHARNKALMRRRLSAAGFSSPWFHTAPLQDDPVAVVSRIDFPCVLKPFALSASRGVIRADTPEQFVRAWHRIRAILESSDVVAKSGHLAAEILIEAYLPGREVAVEGIVTRGELLTLAMLDKPDPLEGPFFEETILLTPSRVPDRVQEDIVSFVRRCTAELGLDDGPIHAELRVDGDRISLLEIAPRSIGGRCSAILKFDPDATLEQLILRHSLGMPLDGFVREPGAAGVMMLPIPAAGVLREVRGLEAALEVPDIEGLEITIPLSHTVLPLPEGNRYLGFLFARAETPDQVERALRAAHTRIEVRIESA
- a CDS encoding NifU family protein, translated to MSDTTRSPIQFTDLARDAVLRFADTGSDSGPAVRVQVASPSPLDPRYEITLIDHDEKCEEDLVFDEQGFDVVVDPESAKLLDGARIDWIESPMESGFKVDNPNLVPIGSKPLEGPLADRVQQVIDQYVNPGVAQHGGRVTLVEVRDDIVYLQMGGGCQGCGMASVTLSQGIERILKEQVPEIVGIEDVTNHAAGDNPYFTAEK
- a CDS encoding CDGSH iron-sulfur domain-containing protein, with translation MTRKIRSYEADELVVEYDVKRCIHAEECIHGLPDVFDAGRRPWIDPSKAATADLIHTIESCPTGALHYRQTDGRAEQPSPTNTVRVEADGPLYVTGRLRIALPDGETIDETRAALCRCGHSKDKPFCDNSHLEAGFTDAGTIGDNGLKPPEGGEAEALEISPVPNGPILVRGPIEIRSPAGASADGASGALCRCGGSANKPFCDGTHSSIGFKAD
- a CDS encoding ABC transporter permease, with the protein product MDQLLQDIRFAFRSLIKSPMLAVASVASLALGIGSSSAVFSAIDTFMFRPLEFEDSDDLVLVSSTNEARASTSSSSPGDFRDWRAAARTVELAAYTGAGLNLTTADGATRLDGLAVSWNFFDILRESPQLGRSFGPDEERIGAPRVAILANEVWQQTYGGDPTVVGRVLSLDGEPTEIVGIMPEDFQFGQRQDIWIPLRFSGEERRGDRSLEVLGRIASASSLEGVRAELSGIAARLADEFPDSNAEVGVEVRTVQDVWFDEGFREGTLIGGAAVFFVLLIACANVANLLLARGADREREIALRAAIGAGRGRLIRQLLTESLILALIGGTVGLGIAYIGMEGIRGIFPPDVPGVNRLALDARMLAFTGGITALAGVLFGLAPALQTSMTNLRDSLGAGGRSGTSRRGGRIRNGLVMAEIALSVVLLISAVLLVKAFAQIRANELGFDLDEVATMQLSLSEAKYPEPEDLRAFNQTVLERLAGVPGVELVAAANLRPMQGNTAATYTVSGDDPPEPGREPVVNVRYVSPDYFGVMGIELSRGRALADADQHDTAPVIVVNETFANRHWEGRSPLGERVHIWETDSEIVGVVPDTRDLGPDSPPGVMVYAPLAQRTWRNPILMVRSDRDIATIAASVRETVRGIDPEQAVYDFRTLRDVLDERLSGNVAMAKVLAVLALIAFVLSAVGVYGVMAYSVARRTQEMGIRQSLGADRRNVRALVVRQGLTMAGIGIVAGLIISSAATRLLAFFLFGVSPFDLVAFGGVPLALLLTALAASWLPAIRATRVDPVVALRNE